In Salvelinus sp. IW2-2015 linkage group LG23, ASM291031v2, whole genome shotgun sequence, a genomic segment contains:
- the LOC111951072 gene encoding relaxin receptor 1 isoform X2: protein MRPPPLTMACLHLEDNRIKRISKQAFSGLYSLRRLFLSQNRITLLKAGIFEDLWNLEWLILDENRIASLRQNSFEGLKSLFFLSLLNNSLESIPKKSVCQEMPRLNWLELEGNKISSLWVSSFQNCTTLTVLALRKNRIQTIEEGIFSGMPNLIDLDVSLNKIEEFSPTIFTNLQNLKQLNISNNPLTHIYDDQFDMFVNLQSLSIEEVDIPNISIQMFRSLGNLAHIYFKKFEYCGYSPNVRSCKPNTDGISTFENLLANIILRVFVWVVAFIICFGNVFVICLRSCIASENQHHTMAIISLCCADCLMGVYLFFIGAFDIKYCGEYNRHAQLWMESMQCQLIGSLAMLSTEVSVMLLTYMTMEKYLCIVFPFHNYRAGRKQTLCYLIFIWVLGFLIAVIPLWDKQTFGNYYGRNGVCFPLHSDEMEKPGARCYSTGIFLGLNLFAFIMIVFSYTSMFYSVQKTAKTARQSIYNKEVSIAKRFFFIVFTDAMCWTPIFLLKILSLLQVEIAGTIVLWVVIFXLPINSALNPILYTITTSSFQERLKLCLKAKCKQTXLRETSQKVSEVYQNPSPPP from the exons ATGAGACCTCCGCCGCTTACCATGGCCTGTCT ACACCTGGAAGACAACAGGATCAAAAGAATCTCCAAGCAGGCATTCTCAGGACTCTACTCACTAAGAAGACT ATTTCTCAGTCAGAATCGGATTACGTTGTTGAAGGCTGGCATTTTTGAAGACCTTTGGAACCTGGAGTGGCT GATTCTTGATGAAAATAGAATAGCATCTCTGAGACAGAACTCGTTTGAGGGGCTGAAATCGTTATTTTTCCT GTCTTTGCTGAACAATTCCCTAGAATCCATCCCCAAGAAATCTGTCTGCCAGGAAATGCCTAGATTAAACTGGCT AGAACTGGAGGGGAACAAGATATCATCTTTGTGGGTTTCCAGCTTTCAAAACTGCACCACTCTGACAGTATT AGCTCTTCGAAAAAACAGAATACAAACTATTGAGGAGGGAATATTTTCTGGCATGCCAAACCTGATAGACTT GGACGTATCTTTAAACAAAATTGAGGAGTTCTCACCAACTATATTTACAAATCTTCAAAACCTAAAACAGTT GAACATCTCAAATAACCCTCTGACTCATATCTATGATGATCAGTTTGACATGTTTGTCAATTTGCAATCTCT GAGTATAGAGGAGGTCGACATACCAAACATCAGTATTCAGATGTTTCGCTCTCTTGGGAACTTGGCCCATAT TTATTTTAAGAAATTTGAATACTGTGGCTACTCTCCTAATGTGCGAAGTTGTAAGCCAAACACTGACGGGATTTCAACATTTGAGAATCTTCTTGCGAACATCATCCTTCGCGTTTTTGTGTGGGTGGTGGCCTTCATCATCTGCTTTGGCAACGTCTTTGTGATATGCCTGCGGTCTTGCATTGCATCCGAAAACCAGCACCACACCATGGCCATCATATCACTGTGCT GTGCTGACTGCTTGATGGGAGTATACCTGTTCTTCATTGGTGCATTCGACATCAAATACTGTGGAGAGTACAACAGACACGCCCAGCTGTGGATGGAGAGCATGCAGTGCCAGTTGATTGGCTCTCTGGCCATGCTGTCCACTGAGGTGTCAGTCATGCTTCTGACCTACATGACTATGGAGAAGTACCTGTGCATTGTGTTCCCCTTCCACAACTACAGAGCCGGACGTAAACAGACACTCTGCTACCTCATCTTCATCTGGGTCCTGGGTTTCCTAATCGCCGTCATTCCCCTCTGGGACAAGCAGACGTTTGGGAATTACTACGGCAGGAATGGAGTGTGTTTTCCACTTCACTCAGACGAGATGGAGAAACCAGGTGCCCGATGCTACTCCACTGGAATATTTCTGG GGTTGAATCTCTTTGCGTTCATCATGATCGTCTTCTCCTACACCAGCATGTTTTACTCTGTACAGAAAACTGCTAAGACAGCAAGACAGTCCATCTACAACAAGGAGGTCTCTATAGCCAAGAGGTTTTTCTTCATTGTTTTCACAGATGCCATGTGTTGGACACCTATATTCCTCCTAAAGATCCTCTCTCTTTTACAAGTGGAAATAGCAG GAACGATCGTTCTATGGGTGGTGATCTTCATKCTGCCCATCAATAGTGCCCTAAACCCCATCCTGTACACCATCACCACCAGCTCCTTCCAGGAGAGACTGAAACTCTGCCTGAAGGCCAAGTGCAAACAGACTGSGCTCAGGGAAACTTCACAAAAAGTATCTGAAGTCTACCAGAACCCCAGCCCTCCTCCTTAA
- the LOC111950923 gene encoding stAR-related lipid transfer protein 8-like — protein sequence MQEAVNLNKCASMRLEVHFQCKQSEDSEEDDLCAISDRWAFQRESKTWLRTLSPHISPSVEVLSSTTMLPMRASASSESIMSDFSNLEVTSTHSSSSLSVESARETTSSRGTPFSQVTSTAEPYTLTSHHESRGSQSLNGPTLSSEDQTAFPKDLVTVPVCREKTKRCSKTFLRRMELFKRKEKEREVTDGQVVTTQLQLPLTPGSLHCTPNESLPGLKKNTTGNSSVNYSGKSHTICRITASRFPVVARAKVKNSWLYLEDYEMGGWKGSKQVSQKSGYGNGIDCLVHLPMDHKSGTFPKSLSIESLCTTSNFHELGGWQMEDVNLSLGSSQDSQDFNMFPRRRNLCSSMGSIYDNMPEASGSSDELREKVFEHLDDILQHVHGLQQNIDQWCQELNDEHEEEDNDETRETACSSSLHFEEQSMSDVGTMASDYDSTGNSLNEVEDVEMRERRDSGVGASLTRPSRKLRWYSFQNSHRPSLTSASQEINRQSAAQLNLLQKFSLLRLTAIMEKYCEPNKHGWSWSIPKFMKRSKVPDYRDKQVFGVPPIINVQRSGQPLPQGIQQAMRYLRSQCLEKVGIFRKSGVKSRIQTLRKLNENSPDHVSYQGQSAYDVADLLKQYFRDLPEPVLTTKLTDTFLQIYQCVPKDMRLQAAQAAVILLPDENREVLQTLLYFLSDIASAEENQMTAGNLAVCLAPSILHLNVSKKEGTSPRLIHRKGAGGKPDHKDLSENMAASQGLSHMIVECKKLFQIPHEMMLQSRKSYVAADAQPLPLYGLGLNMKGNPVDYRAYLEDNIQAVLREAIAKSKGWHSAPGPENTELTYKKVGDGHPIRLWKVTTEIEAPPQTVLHRVLRERHLWDDDLLHSRVIEALEDNTEVYHFVTDSMAPHPRRDFVVLRRWCRDLPRGLCLLVSSSVDHDNVHLEAGLRAVLLTSRFLIEPSGMGRSRLTHYCRADLRGRSPAWYCKVFGHLCAVEVARIRGSFPVLTARGTETKL from the exons GAGGCTGTCAACCTGAACAAATGTGCCTCTATGAGACTGGAGGTCCATTTTCAGTGCAAACAG AGTGAAGATTCTGAGGAGGATGACCTGTGTGCCATCAGTGACCGCTGGGCTTTCCAACGAGAGAGTAAGACGTGGCTGCGTACCCTTTCCCCGCACATCTCCCCCAGCGTGGAggtcctctcctccaccaccatGCTCCCCATGAGGGCCTCAGCCAGTAGCGAAAGCATCATGAGTGACTTCAGTAACCTGGAGGTCACCTCCacccacagcagcagcagcctgaGTGTGGAGAGTGCCAGAGAAACCACGTCCAGCAGGGGAACCCCCTTCAGTCAGGTCACCAGCACGGCAGAGCCCTACACCCTCACCTCCCACCATGAATCCCGTGGCTCCCAATCTCTCAACGGACCCACCCTGAGCAGTGAGGACCAAACTGCATTTCCCAAAGACCTGGTTACTGTTCCTGTCTGCAGAGAGAAGACCAAGAGGTGTTCCAAGACCTTCCTGAGGAGAATGGAGTTGttcaagagaaaagagaaagagagggaagtaaCAGATGGCCAAGTTGTGACCACTCAGCTGCAGCTCCCACTAACCCCTGGCAGTTTGCATTGCACTCCCAATGAAAGTCTACCTGGTTTAAAAAAGAACACTACAGGTAATAGCAGTGTAAATTACAGCGGAAAGTCCCATACGATCTGTCGAATTACAGCCAGTAGGTTCCCAGTTGTGGCCAGAGCTAAGGTGAAGAACAGTTGGCTCTATCTAGAGGACTATGAGATGGGAGGGTGGAAGGGATCTAAACAGGTTAGTCAGAAGAGTGGCTATGGAAATGGAATAGATTGTCTGGTTCATCTGCCAATGGACCACAAGTCAGGAACATTCCCCAAATCCCTATCCATCGAGAGCCTGTGCACTACTTCCAACTTTCACGAGCTGGGTGGATGGCAGATGGAGGACGTCAACCTCTCCTTGGGCAGCAGTCAGGATTCCCAGGACTTCAACATGTTTCCTAGAAGAAGGAACTTGTGTTCCTCCATGGGGAGCATCTATGACAATATGCCTGAGGCTAGTGGCAGTTCAGATGAGTTGAGAGAAAAGGTATTTGAGCATCTGGATGATATCCTTCAACATGTCCATGGCCTTCAGCAGAATATAGACCAGTGGTGTCAGGAGCTCAATGACGAGCATGAGGAGGAGGACAATGACGAGACCAGAGAAACAGCATGCTCCTCCAGCCTCCATTTTGAGGAGCAGTCTATGTCAGATGTAGGCACAATGGCCAGTGACTACGACAGCACAGGAAACTCATTGAATGAGGTGGAGGATGTTGAGATGAGAGAAAGGAGGGACTCAGGAGTGGGCGCTTCCTTAACCAGGCCAAGCAG GAAGCTAAGGTGGTATAGTTTCCAGAACTCTCACAGGCCGAGCCTGACTTCAGCCTCCCAGGAGATTAACCGCCAGTCAGCCGCTCAGCTCAACCTGCTGCAGAAGTTCTCTCTGCTCCGGCTCACTGCTATCATGGAGAAGTACTGCGAACCCAACAAACATGGCTGGAGCTG GTCAATTCCTAAGTTTATGAAGAGAAGTAAGGTCCCTGACTACAGGGACAAGCAGGTTTTTGGTGTCCCGCCAATCATCAATGTCCAAAGGAGTGGGCAACCCCTACCCCAGGGCATTCAGCAGGCCATGCGCTACCTCCGCAGCCAATGTCTGGAAAAG GTTGGCATTTTCCGTAAGTCTGGGGTGAAGTCTAGGATCCAGACTCTGCGTAAGCTGAATGAAAATTCTCCAGATCATGTGAGCTACCAGGGCCAATCAGCCTACGATGTGGCCGACCTGCTGAAACAGTACTTCAGAGACCTGCCTGAGCCCGTCCTCACCACCAAGCTCACTGATACCTTCCTGCAGATCTACCAGT GTGTCCCTAAGGACATGCGTCTTCAGGCAGCCCAGGCTGCAGTCATCCTGCTGCCTGACGAGAACCGGGAGGTCCTGCAGACCCTGCTCTACTTCCTCAGTGACATCGCTTCTGCTGAGGAGAACCAGATGACAGCTGGGAACCTGGCCGTGTGCCTGGCCCCCTCCATCCTGCACCTCAACGTCTCCAAGAAGGAGGGCACCTCCCCTAG ATTAATCCACCGAAAGGGGGCAGGCGGAAAACCAGACCACAAGGACCTGAGTGAGAACATGGCTGCCAGTCAAGGGCTCAGCCACATGATTGTGGAATGCAAGAAATTATTCCAG ATCCCTCATGAGATGATGTTGCAGTCGCGGAAGTCCTACGTCGCAGCAGATGCCCAGCCACTCCCTCTCTACGGCCTGGGCCTGAACATGAAGGGCAATCCTGTGGATTACAGAGCCTACCTGGAGGATAACATCCAAGCTGTACTGAGGGAGGCCATAGCAAAGAGCAAAGGATGGCACAGTGCCCCAGGCCCAGAGAACACAGAGCTGACCTACAAAAAG GTAGGTGATGGCCATCCCATCCGTCTTTGGAAAGTGACCACAGAGATCGAGGCTCCACCCCAGACAGTGTTGCACAGAGTTCTACGTGAGCGCCACCTGTGGGATGATGACCTACTACACAGCCGTGTAATCGAGGCTCTAGAGGACAACACAGAGGTGTATCACTTTGTGACAGACAGCATGGCACCTCATCCCCGCAGGGACTTCGTAGTGCTGAG GCGGTGGTGTAGAGACCTTCCTCGGGGCCTATGTCTGCTAGTGTCCTCCTCTGTGGACCATGACAACGTTCACCTGGAAGCGGGGCTACGGGCAGTGCTGCTAACCTCACGGTTCCTGATTGAGCCCTCTGGGATGGGCCGGTCCAGGCTGACGCACTACTGCAGAGCGGACCTCCG GGGACGATCACCTGCGTGGTACTGCAAAGTGTTTGGCCATCTCTGTGCAGTGGAAGTTGCTAGGATACGGGGCTCCTTCCCTGTGCTCACAGCGAGAGGAACAGAAACAAAGCTTTGA
- the LOC111951072 gene encoding relaxin receptor 1 isoform X3: MCQCSVPIHSDRICMXNRFLSQNRITLLKAGIFEDLWNLEWLILDENRIASLRQNSFEGLKSLFFLSLLNNSLESIPKKSVCQEMPRLNWLELEGNKISSLWVSSFQNCTTLTVLALRKNRIQTIEEGIFSGMPNLIDLDVSLNKIEEFSPTIFTNLQNLKQLNISNNPLTHIYDDQFDMFVNLQSLSIEEVDIPNISIQMFRSLGNLAHIYFKKFEYCGYSPNVRSCKPNTDGISTFENLLANIILRVFVWVVAFIICFGNVFVICLRSCIASENQHHTMAIISLCCADCLMGVYLFFIGAFDIKYCGEYNRHAQLWMESMQCQLIGSLAMLSTEVSVMLLTYMTMEKYLCIVFPFHNYRAGRKQTLCYLIFIWVLGFLIAVIPLWDKQTFGNYYGRNGVCFPLHSDEMEKPGARCYSTGIFLGLNLFAFIMIVFSYTSMFYSVQKTAKTARQSIYNKEVSIAKRFFFIVFTDAMCWTPIFLLKILSLLQVEIAGTIVLWVVIFXLPINSALNPILYTITTSSFQERLKLCLKAKCKQTXLRETSQKVSEVYQNPSPPP, translated from the exons ATGTGTCAGTGCTCTGTCCCTATACACTCAGATAGAATTTGCATGASGAACAG ATTTCTCAGTCAGAATCGGATTACGTTGTTGAAGGCTGGCATTTTTGAAGACCTTTGGAACCTGGAGTGGCT GATTCTTGATGAAAATAGAATAGCATCTCTGAGACAGAACTCGTTTGAGGGGCTGAAATCGTTATTTTTCCT GTCTTTGCTGAACAATTCCCTAGAATCCATCCCCAAGAAATCTGTCTGCCAGGAAATGCCTAGATTAAACTGGCT AGAACTGGAGGGGAACAAGATATCATCTTTGTGGGTTTCCAGCTTTCAAAACTGCACCACTCTGACAGTATT AGCTCTTCGAAAAAACAGAATACAAACTATTGAGGAGGGAATATTTTCTGGCATGCCAAACCTGATAGACTT GGACGTATCTTTAAACAAAATTGAGGAGTTCTCACCAACTATATTTACAAATCTTCAAAACCTAAAACAGTT GAACATCTCAAATAACCCTCTGACTCATATCTATGATGATCAGTTTGACATGTTTGTCAATTTGCAATCTCT GAGTATAGAGGAGGTCGACATACCAAACATCAGTATTCAGATGTTTCGCTCTCTTGGGAACTTGGCCCATAT TTATTTTAAGAAATTTGAATACTGTGGCTACTCTCCTAATGTGCGAAGTTGTAAGCCAAACACTGACGGGATTTCAACATTTGAGAATCTTCTTGCGAACATCATCCTTCGCGTTTTTGTGTGGGTGGTGGCCTTCATCATCTGCTTTGGCAACGTCTTTGTGATATGCCTGCGGTCTTGCATTGCATCCGAAAACCAGCACCACACCATGGCCATCATATCACTGTGCT GTGCTGACTGCTTGATGGGAGTATACCTGTTCTTCATTGGTGCATTCGACATCAAATACTGTGGAGAGTACAACAGACACGCCCAGCTGTGGATGGAGAGCATGCAGTGCCAGTTGATTGGCTCTCTGGCCATGCTGTCCACTGAGGTGTCAGTCATGCTTCTGACCTACATGACTATGGAGAAGTACCTGTGCATTGTGTTCCCCTTCCACAACTACAGAGCCGGACGTAAACAGACACTCTGCTACCTCATCTTCATCTGGGTCCTGGGTTTCCTAATCGCCGTCATTCCCCTCTGGGACAAGCAGACGTTTGGGAATTACTACGGCAGGAATGGAGTGTGTTTTCCACTTCACTCAGACGAGATGGAGAAACCAGGTGCCCGATGCTACTCCACTGGAATATTTCTGG GGTTGAATCTCTTTGCGTTCATCATGATCGTCTTCTCCTACACCAGCATGTTTTACTCTGTACAGAAAACTGCTAAGACAGCAAGACAGTCCATCTACAACAAGGAGGTCTCTATAGCCAAGAGGTTTTTCTTCATTGTTTTCACAGATGCCATGTGTTGGACACCTATATTCCTCCTAAAGATCCTCTCTCTTTTACAAGTGGAAATAGCAG GAACGATCGTTCTATGGGTGGTGATCTTCATKCTGCCCATCAATAGTGCCCTAAACCCCATCCTGTACACCATCACCACCAGCTCCTTCCAGGAGAGACTGAAACTCTGCCTGAAGGCCAAGTGCAAACAGACTGSGCTCAGGGAAACTTCACAAAAAGTATCTGAAGTCTACCAGAACCCCAGCCCTCCTCCTTAA